In Prevotella sp. oral taxon 475, one DNA window encodes the following:
- a CDS encoding S41 family peptidase: MKISLTRFLLYLLSLLFTLSACVNEPEYENTPRGNFEALWRIIDEHYCFFDYKKQAYGLDWNEVYRRYAPQLSANLTEEQTFEVLTNMLGELKDGHVNLYSPFDVGRNWAWHEKYPRNLSDSLLRKYLGTDYRIATGLKYRILDDNIGYIRCATFINDFGSGNLDNILLYLAPCNGLIIDLRDNSGGLVTSAEELAARFTNETLTVGYLQHKRGRGHNDFSPLSEQKLKPSRGLRWQKKVVVLTNRGVYSAANEFVKYMKCCPQVTIVGDRTGGGAGLPFSSELPNGWAVRFSACPMYDRDKQNTEFGIAPHHLVGLRGTDLRRGRDTLIEYARRLLAQ; the protein is encoded by the coding sequence ATGAAAATCTCTCTTACACGCTTTCTGCTCTATCTGTTGTCGCTGCTCTTCACGCTTTCGGCCTGTGTGAACGAACCCGAATATGAGAATACGCCACGTGGCAACTTCGAAGCCCTTTGGCGCATTATCGACGAGCACTATTGCTTTTTCGATTATAAAAAACAGGCTTACGGCTTAGACTGGAACGAGGTATACCGTCGATATGCCCCACAATTGAGTGCGAACCTCACCGAGGAACAGACTTTCGAGGTGCTCACCAACATGCTCGGCGAGTTGAAGGACGGTCACGTCAACCTCTATTCTCCCTTCGACGTAGGGCGGAACTGGGCCTGGCACGAGAAATATCCCCGCAATCTGAGCGACTCTTTGCTGCGCAAATATCTCGGCACCGACTATCGCATTGCCACCGGTCTGAAGTATCGCATTCTCGACGACAACATAGGCTACATCCGCTGTGCTACCTTCATCAACGATTTTGGCAGCGGCAATCTCGATAACATCCTGCTCTACCTCGCTCCCTGCAACGGGCTCATCATCGACTTACGCGACAACAGCGGCGGGCTTGTCACCAGTGCCGAAGAGCTGGCTGCACGCTTCACCAACGAGACCCTCACGGTAGGCTACCTCCAACACAAGCGCGGCCGCGGGCATAACGACTTCTCACCTCTGAGCGAACAGAAGCTGAAACCTTCGCGCGGACTCAGATGGCAGAAAAAGGTTGTTGTCCTCACCAATCGCGGCGTGTACAGTGCCGCCAACGAATTTGTGAAATACATGAAGTGTTGCCCCCAAGTAACGATTGTGGGCGACAGGACGGGCGGTGGTGCCGGACTGCCCTTTTCAAGCGAACTGCCTAACGGTTGGGCCGTGCGCTTCTCGGCCTGCCCGATGTACGATCGCGACAAGCAGAACACCGAGTTCGGCATTGCTCCCCACCATCTCGTCGGCCTCCGTGGCACCGATCTCCGCCGTGGTCGCGACACCCTTATCGAGTACGCCCG